The Aureispira anguillae genome contains a region encoding:
- the hemF gene encoding oxygen-dependent coproporphyrinogen oxidase, which yields MLNKEKITARFQALQDRICEGLEKLDGLGKFHQDLWERPEGGGGRTRLIQNGNVIEKGGVNFSAVEGDMPAKLLEVLKVETAHDEPITFYATGVSIVLHPRSPMTPIIHMNVRYFEMSNGLWWFGGGIDLTPHYIDEQLASDFHQQLKEVCDQHDKNYYPEFKTWADNYFFIQHRNETRGIGGIFFDRLKADANHTKEQRWAFVQDVGDAFVDLYRHQVNQTRALEYEQNEVNWQRLRRGRYVEFNLVWDRGTKFGLETNGRTESILMSLPPQADWAYCYEAKEDSPEAETLALLKKDIDWVGKKLSVKL from the coding sequence ATGTTAAATAAAGAAAAAATTACAGCAAGATTTCAAGCATTACAAGATCGTATTTGTGAAGGCTTGGAAAAGTTAGACGGTTTGGGCAAATTTCATCAAGATTTATGGGAACGCCCAGAAGGGGGAGGAGGACGTACTCGCCTGATTCAAAATGGCAATGTTATCGAAAAAGGAGGCGTAAATTTTTCAGCAGTAGAAGGCGATATGCCTGCCAAATTGCTCGAAGTATTAAAAGTAGAAACAGCGCATGATGAGCCAATTACTTTTTATGCGACAGGTGTTTCTATTGTGTTGCACCCTCGCTCTCCAATGACACCTATTATCCATATGAATGTTCGTTATTTTGAAATGAGCAATGGGCTTTGGTGGTTTGGCGGAGGAATTGATTTAACCCCACATTATATTGATGAACAATTGGCCAGCGATTTTCATCAACAACTAAAAGAGGTCTGTGACCAACATGACAAAAATTATTATCCAGAATTTAAAACGTGGGCCGATAATTACTTCTTTATTCAGCATAGAAATGAGACACGTGGCATTGGAGGAATCTTTTTCGATCGCCTGAAAGCAGATGCTAATCATACCAAAGAGCAACGTTGGGCATTTGTACAGGATGTTGGAGATGCTTTTGTTGATTTGTATCGTCATCAAGTGAACCAAACGAGAGCATTGGAGTATGAACAAAATGAAGTAAATTGGCAACGTTTGCGTAGAGGACGTTACGTGGAGTTTAATCTGGTTTGGGATAGAGGAACTAAGTTTGGGTTAGAAACCAATGGACGTACAGAATCTATTTTAATGAGTTTGCCTCCTCAGGCAGATTGGGCTTATTGTTATGAAGCTAAGGAAGATTCACCAGAAGCTGAAACGTTGGCGCTGCTCAAAAAAGATATAGATTGGGTCGGAAAAAAACTATCTGTGAAGTTGTAA
- a CDS encoding ion channel — MAKRNYIPRQPKGHAAPKDGDVEFHDLGFSTSTIKNRKRFVNKDGSFNVLRSVGIVRDLHVYHSLVSMKWSSFMGVTLLFYFMINCFFALLYLLNGIEYLGGAEEDGVNAFWTAFFFSVQTLTTVGYGSVSPMGFVANLIAAMGALTGLMVFALATGLLFARFSMPSASILFSENAIIAPYNEGKALMFRLANKRRNMLTNLHIEVIAAWVGRDKSGREKRIYRPLELERDKLTMLPLSWTVVHPLEEDSPITICAKNGCDKVDLELIVILEGYDDTFANIIRAHSSYKYNEIIWNAKFDPAFYFNEYGDTVLELDKLNQFTLID, encoded by the coding sequence ATGGCAAAGCGAAATTACATTCCTCGTCAACCCAAAGGTCATGCAGCACCTAAAGATGGGGACGTTGAGTTTCACGACTTAGGATTTAGCACTTCTACTATAAAAAATCGCAAACGATTTGTGAATAAAGATGGTAGTTTTAATGTGCTGAGAAGTGTTGGAATTGTTCGGGACCTTCATGTGTATCATTCTTTGGTCTCTATGAAGTGGTCTAGTTTTATGGGGGTAACTTTGTTGTTTTATTTTATGATCAACTGTTTTTTTGCCTTGTTGTATTTACTTAATGGAATAGAATACCTTGGAGGGGCAGAAGAAGATGGAGTCAATGCTTTTTGGACGGCGTTCTTTTTTAGTGTGCAAACCTTGACAACAGTAGGGTATGGTAGCGTTAGCCCAATGGGGTTTGTGGCCAACTTGATTGCAGCGATGGGAGCTTTGACAGGATTAATGGTCTTTGCCTTGGCTACAGGTTTGTTATTTGCACGTTTTTCTATGCCAAGCGCTAGTATTTTATTTAGTGAAAATGCTATTATTGCTCCTTACAATGAAGGGAAAGCATTGATGTTTCGATTGGCAAATAAGCGTAGAAATATGTTGACTAATTTACATATTGAAGTCATAGCTGCTTGGGTGGGACGTGATAAAAGTGGTCGAGAAAAACGAATCTATCGCCCTTTAGAATTAGAACGGGATAAATTAACGATGTTGCCATTAAGTTGGACAGTTGTGCATCCATTAGAAGAAGATAGTCCAATAACTATTTGCGCCAAAAATGGTTGTGATAAAGTCGATTTAGAGCTTATTGTTATTTTGGAAGGATATGACGATACTTTTGCAAACATTATCCGTGCTCACAGCTCTTATAAATACAACGAGATTATTTGGAACGCTAAATTTGATCCTGCGTTTTATTTTAATGAATATGGCGATACAGTTTTAGAACTAGATAAATTGAATCAATTTACCTTGATAGATTAG
- a CDS encoding DUF1573 domain-containing protein has translation MHQSVLSLVILLIVMTCSSCGTAQKLSKKQMEARISTLEQENRQMRHELEFIKFQIERLVETLPQPAKGAGAHQGGARPLNHQGGSSQVAANATALVFEKTIHDFGKIKEGESVTYTFKFKNTGEHPLIISNARGSCGCTVPKWPKEAIAPGEEGEIQVIFNSRGKKGKQHKSITLTANTDPANTRLYIKAEVGS, from the coding sequence ATGCATCAATCAGTGCTTAGTTTAGTAATTCTATTAATTGTAATGACTTGCAGTAGTTGTGGAACAGCTCAAAAATTGAGCAAAAAACAAATGGAAGCTCGCATCTCTACTTTGGAGCAAGAAAATAGACAAATGAGACATGAATTGGAATTTATAAAATTTCAAATTGAAAGATTAGTAGAGACACTTCCCCAGCCAGCTAAAGGTGCTGGTGCTCATCAAGGAGGGGCTCGCCCTTTGAATCATCAAGGGGGCTCTAGTCAGGTGGCAGCCAATGCAACTGCATTAGTGTTTGAAAAAACAATCCATGACTTTGGGAAAATAAAGGAAGGCGAATCGGTAACCTATACGTTTAAATTTAAAAATACAGGAGAGCATCCATTGATCATAAGCAATGCCAGAGGGAGTTGTGGTTGTACAGTTCCCAAGTGGCCAAAAGAGGCGATTGCTCCAGGAGAAGAAGGAGAGATTCAAGTGATTTTTAACTCTAGAGGAAAGAAGGGAAAGCAGCATAAATCAATAACATTAACAGCGAATACAGATCCTGCAAATACTCGTTTGTACATCAAAGCAGAGGTCGGTTCATAG
- a CDS encoding M1 family aminopeptidase, whose protein sequence is MRGTLILWIGVLLIANPLWAQEDCLNDPSCQHTKSMLLEANRQWGNQSSGINTNKRCDSLDILHYTVALDMTNHEGAFVMGSCEIHFRAKKDGVDELPLDLLRMEVDSVLMDTQPLSYHYNDTLLTLQLAHPLTNGEEKRVTIYYKGNPQEDETWGGFYYKGDYAYNMGVGFAADPHNYGRVWHPCFDNFRERATYTFHIKTKSDQRAHCNGYLQAENTLNGFTTRTWQQKDPIPTYLACIAVGNYTTIKQSYDSPNGLVPIELVANAADTANLKQSFQHLNQAIAAYEYWYGPHRWSKVGYSLVPFRSGAMEHATNIAYPISAANGTLKREHLMVHELGHSWWGNLVTCATAKDMWINEGMASYSEDLFWEYTYGWNRYINDVKKNHYRVLGIAHQQEKGYRPIAGVPHEYTYGMHVYNKGASVVHNMRWYMGDTAFRKGLHYITKNYAFKNLTSAGFRDALTTATGIDMGAFFDDWVFRGGFPHFEVEEFTTVPEGNDYKVTLAVRQKLVGRTIYCKAVPLQLTFLDDNWNKHSAIIQVSDALDTATVLVPFLPTSIIVNEEHRLNQARYDEQLIVRAADSIKAKLQYREVGIDNLWIKEQSDSAWLHLEHHVVAPSTNKLPKGYTLSKQHYWTIDGVLPHDFDAEAIIAEHGKLDADLTQKVGVDSLVLLYRPNVNAAWQVHPNFIRSFFLGKTIFAFTLLKGDYALANGPVKPQYFEAQKKINFLQFDWSQTKHALRLNIGVTGIQKTCVELYNLKGERCYEKLVTLSKKAKYINIPTQGKASGVYFLKLRNSKGKLIKSKKIHLD, encoded by the coding sequence ATGCGAGGAACCTTAATACTATGGATTGGAGTACTACTAATTGCTAATCCTTTATGGGCGCAGGAAGATTGTTTGAACGACCCTTCTTGCCAACATACCAAATCTATGCTGCTGGAGGCAAATCGTCAATGGGGCAACCAATCTAGTGGAATAAATACAAACAAGCGATGTGATAGCTTGGATATTTTGCATTATACGGTTGCATTGGATATGACCAATCACGAAGGGGCATTTGTAATGGGAAGTTGTGAGATTCATTTTAGAGCAAAAAAAGATGGTGTTGATGAGTTGCCACTCGATCTATTACGAATGGAAGTGGATTCTGTTTTGATGGATACACAACCGTTATCTTATCATTATAATGATACTTTATTGACCCTTCAGTTGGCGCATCCTTTGACAAATGGAGAGGAGAAACGGGTAACGATTTATTATAAAGGGAATCCACAGGAAGACGAAACGTGGGGTGGTTTTTATTATAAAGGAGACTATGCTTATAATATGGGAGTAGGATTTGCTGCTGATCCTCATAATTATGGAAGAGTTTGGCACCCTTGTTTTGATAATTTTCGAGAACGAGCCACTTATACGTTTCACATTAAGACCAAAAGCGACCAGCGGGCGCATTGCAATGGTTATTTACAAGCCGAAAATACACTAAATGGGTTCACTACTCGAACTTGGCAACAAAAAGATCCTATTCCAACCTATTTGGCTTGCATTGCAGTAGGAAATTATACCACAATTAAACAGAGTTATGACAGCCCCAATGGGCTTGTGCCAATTGAATTGGTGGCCAATGCAGCCGATACGGCTAATTTAAAACAGTCCTTTCAACATCTTAATCAAGCAATTGCTGCCTATGAATATTGGTATGGTCCGCATCGTTGGTCAAAAGTAGGCTATTCTTTGGTTCCTTTTCGTTCAGGCGCAATGGAACATGCAACCAATATAGCTTACCCTATTTCGGCAGCGAATGGGACGCTAAAGCGGGAACATTTGATGGTTCATGAATTGGGGCATAGCTGGTGGGGGAATTTAGTGACCTGTGCTACGGCAAAAGATATGTGGATTAATGAGGGAATGGCTTCTTATAGTGAAGATTTATTTTGGGAATATACCTATGGTTGGAACCGTTATATCAACGATGTAAAAAAGAATCATTATAGAGTATTGGGCATTGCGCACCAACAAGAGAAGGGCTACCGCCCAATTGCTGGGGTCCCACATGAGTATACTTATGGAATGCACGTTTATAATAAGGGGGCTTCTGTTGTACATAACATGCGTTGGTATATGGGAGATACCGCTTTTCGTAAGGGCTTGCATTATATCACTAAAAATTATGCCTTTAAGAACTTGACCAGCGCTGGTTTTCGAGATGCTTTAACAACTGCTACAGGAATTGACATGGGGGCATTTTTTGACGATTGGGTATTTAGGGGAGGTTTTCCTCATTTTGAAGTGGAGGAATTTACTACCGTACCTGAAGGCAACGATTATAAGGTAACACTTGCTGTTCGACAAAAATTAGTAGGGCGTACCATTTATTGCAAAGCGGTGCCCTTACAACTCACTTTTTTGGATGATAACTGGAACAAACATAGCGCTATTATTCAAGTTTCTGATGCCTTAGATACGGCTACTGTTTTAGTACCTTTTTTGCCAACTTCTATTATTGTTAACGAGGAGCATCGGCTTAATCAAGCACGTTATGATGAACAATTAATCGTAAGAGCTGCTGATAGTATAAAAGCAAAATTGCAATATCGAGAAGTGGGAATTGATAATTTATGGATCAAAGAACAGAGCGATTCTGCGTGGTTGCATCTCGAACATCATGTTGTTGCACCATCTACTAATAAACTGCCTAAGGGCTATACCCTTTCTAAACAGCATTATTGGACGATTGATGGAGTCTTGCCTCATGATTTTGATGCTGAAGCAATTATCGCAGAACATGGAAAGTTAGATGCTGATCTAACCCAAAAGGTAGGAGTGGATAGTTTGGTGTTGTTATATCGCCCCAATGTTAATGCTGCTTGGCAGGTGCACCCTAATTTTATTCGAAGCTTTTTTTTGGGGAAGACAATTTTTGCCTTTACTTTGCTAAAAGGGGATTATGCTTTGGCTAATGGTCCCGTTAAGCCTCAATACTTTGAAGCGCAAAAGAAAATCAATTTTCTTCAATTTGATTGGTCTCAAACAAAGCATGCACTTCGTTTGAATATTGGAGTAACAGGAATTCAAAAAACTTGCGTAGAACTGTACAATCTAAAAGGGGAGCGTTGTTATGAAAAACTGGTAACGCTTTCAAAAAAAGCTAAGTACATCAATATCCCGACTCAAGGAAAAGCATCAGGGGTATACTTTTTAAAGTTGAGAAATAGTAAAGGGAAACTAATAAAATCAAAAAAAATTCACTTAGATTAA
- the glpK gene encoding glycerol kinase GlpK, with the protein MILALDQGTTSSRAIVFDKDGNILAVEQQEFKQIYPQSGWVEHDANEIWQTQLAVAQAVLKKNQLSASDIKAIGITNQRETTVVWNKHTGKPIYNAIVWQDRRTANFCDQLKEQGLTDYVYQNMGLVLDAYFSGTKLHWILENVAGARAAAEKGDLLFGTIDTWLLWNLTGGAVHASDYSNASRTMLYNIQTLEWDQFMLDTLNIPANLLPQVRPSSEIYGASTAQLLGAAIPISGMAGDQQAALFGQGCHQAGMAKNTYGTGCFMLMNTGEKIIHSKAGLLTTIAWGIDGKVEYALEGSVFIAGAAIQWLRDEMKVLDSAPDSEYFTSKVSDNGGVYVVPAFAGLGAPYWDMYARGAIFGLTRGSNKYHIIRATLESLAYQTRDVLEAMEKDSGIDLQTLRVDGGASANNFLMQFQADILDTPVQRPQIIETTALGAAYLAGLAVGYWTKEEIKDRWQLNRAFDVQMPKEQRNKLYANWQKAVERTKGWVEE; encoded by the coding sequence ATGATACTAGCATTAGACCAAGGTACGACCAGTTCTAGAGCCATAGTTTTTGATAAAGATGGCAATATCTTAGCCGTTGAACAACAAGAATTCAAACAGATTTATCCCCAATCAGGATGGGTGGAGCATGATGCCAATGAAATTTGGCAAACACAACTAGCAGTAGCACAAGCGGTACTCAAAAAAAATCAACTATCAGCTTCGGATATTAAAGCAATTGGCATTACCAATCAGCGTGAAACTACGGTTGTGTGGAACAAACATACAGGCAAACCAATTTACAATGCTATTGTATGGCAAGACAGACGCACGGCTAACTTCTGCGATCAACTAAAAGAGCAAGGATTAACCGATTATGTCTATCAAAACATGGGTTTAGTGCTCGATGCCTATTTTTCAGGGACTAAGCTGCATTGGATTCTAGAAAACGTAGCAGGGGCTAGAGCTGCTGCCGAAAAGGGGGATTTGCTGTTTGGTACAATTGATACATGGTTGCTTTGGAATTTGACGGGGGGAGCAGTTCATGCTAGTGATTATAGCAATGCTTCTCGAACAATGCTCTATAATATTCAGACCTTGGAGTGGGATCAATTTATGCTCGACACGCTAAATATACCTGCTAATTTATTGCCACAAGTTCGCCCTTCTAGTGAAATATACGGCGCTTCTACGGCACAGCTTTTGGGGGCAGCTATTCCCATTAGTGGAATGGCTGGTGATCAACAAGCTGCTTTATTTGGGCAAGGCTGCCATCAAGCAGGAATGGCAAAAAACACCTATGGAACAGGTTGTTTTATGCTCATGAATACAGGAGAAAAAATCATTCATTCTAAAGCAGGATTATTAACTACTATTGCTTGGGGAATTGATGGTAAAGTAGAATATGCGCTAGAAGGTTCGGTTTTTATTGCTGGTGCAGCTATTCAATGGCTACGTGATGAAATGAAAGTTCTTGATTCTGCCCCCGATTCAGAATATTTTACAAGCAAAGTTAGTGACAATGGAGGGGTTTATGTCGTGCCCGCTTTTGCTGGTCTAGGGGCTCCTTATTGGGATATGTATGCAAGAGGGGCCATTTTTGGCTTAACTAGGGGCAGTAATAAGTATCATATCATTAGAGCCACGTTGGAATCTTTGGCTTACCAAACTCGTGATGTCTTAGAAGCCATGGAAAAAGATTCTGGTATTGACCTCCAAACACTTCGAGTAGATGGTGGTGCCTCTGCCAATAATTTCTTGATGCAGTTTCAAGCAGATATTCTAGATACTCCTGTTCAACGCCCTCAAATTATAGAAACAACTGCTTTAGGGGCAGCTTATTTAGCAGGGCTAGCAGTGGGCTATTGGACAAAAGAAGAAATCAAAGATAGGTGGCAACTCAATCGAGCTTTTGACGTACAAATGCCAAAAGAACAACGAAATAAGCTTTACGCCAATTGGCAAAAAGCAGTAGAAAGAACAAAGGGTTGGGTAGAGGAATAA
- a CDS encoding peptidylprolyl isomerase: MNKQTLFLFLAFACLWTACSKSIYNPKSPEYAPIVEMTTTYGVVEMQLYASTPKHRDNFVKLVKQGFYDSLLFHRVINNFMIQGGDPESKGAAPNVMLGNGGPGYTIPAEFVDSLIHLKGALAAARMGDAVNPNKESSGSQFYIVQGQKVKPAILKQMQARNNIKYTEEQQKAYAEIGGTPHLDGSYTVFGRVIKGLDVIDKIAVVQVRNSRPIKDVILKMKLKKG, encoded by the coding sequence ATGAACAAACAAACTTTATTTTTATTTCTTGCCTTTGCTTGTCTATGGACAGCCTGCTCTAAAAGTATTTACAATCCCAAATCACCTGAATATGCTCCAATTGTAGAAATGACCACAACCTATGGTGTCGTAGAAATGCAATTGTATGCTAGTACTCCTAAGCATAGAGATAATTTTGTGAAGTTGGTAAAACAAGGATTTTATGATAGTTTGTTATTTCATAGAGTCATTAACAATTTTATGATTCAAGGAGGCGATCCTGAATCTAAGGGGGCTGCACCCAATGTAATGTTAGGAAATGGAGGACCAGGTTACACCATTCCTGCCGAATTTGTTGATTCTCTCATTCATCTCAAAGGTGCCTTAGCGGCTGCTCGAATGGGGGATGCTGTCAATCCTAATAAGGAATCTTCAGGTTCACAATTTTATATTGTTCAAGGACAAAAGGTAAAACCTGCTATTTTAAAACAAATGCAGGCTCGTAATAACATAAAATATACCGAAGAACAGCAAAAGGCCTATGCAGAAATAGGGGGAACTCCTCATTTAGATGGTAGTTATACCGTGTTTGGACGTGTAATAAAGGGCTTAGACGTTATAGATAAAATAGCTGTAGTGCAAGTTAGAAATAGCAGACCTATTAAGGATGTGATCCTAAAAATGAAGCTTAAAAAAGGCTAA
- a CDS encoding SDR family oxidoreductase, whose amino-acid sequence MTKKVLLTGASGVLGWNFCKKMLNDYELVGTFFRNQPTDVNIEWKRINLLETTQIPALIEETKPDVVVHLAAIANAKFCEQHPALSHHINVYTSVALAEATKGAGIPMIFSSTDLVFNGNSAPYQEDDFCYPLSQYGMQKQTAEELLLNDFEHVFVARFPLLFGPSPEYATNFYTLTIDKLKEGEEIYVFTDEYRSMISTEIASEWLQKLINYSLDDTIPENKKERLLHVGGKESCSRYDFTLKLAAKLGLNEALIIATQQKELELIPPRPSNVSLDSSLANDTLLYIAPSLDEQLAQL is encoded by the coding sequence ATGACCAAAAAGGTTTTATTAACAGGGGCATCTGGCGTTTTAGGATGGAATTTTTGCAAAAAAATGCTAAACGACTATGAATTAGTGGGGACTTTTTTTAGAAATCAACCTACTGATGTCAATATAGAATGGAAGCGAATTAATCTTTTGGAGACGACCCAAATTCCTGCCTTGATCGAGGAAACCAAACCAGATGTTGTCGTGCATTTGGCAGCGATTGCTAATGCTAAGTTTTGTGAACAACATCCTGCACTTAGTCATCATATTAATGTGTACACCTCTGTTGCCTTAGCAGAAGCTACCAAAGGGGCTGGCATACCAATGATTTTTTCTTCGACAGACTTAGTGTTTAATGGAAACTCAGCTCCTTATCAAGAGGACGATTTTTGTTATCCTCTATCTCAATATGGAATGCAAAAACAGACAGCAGAAGAGCTTCTTCTTAATGATTTTGAGCATGTTTTTGTAGCAAGATTCCCCTTGTTGTTTGGGCCATCTCCTGAGTATGCTACTAATTTTTATACCCTAACGATTGATAAATTAAAAGAAGGGGAGGAAATTTATGTTTTTACGGATGAATACCGTAGTATGATTAGCACAGAAATTGCAAGTGAATGGCTTCAAAAGCTAATTAATTATAGCTTGGATGACACAATACCAGAAAATAAGAAAGAACGCTTGTTACATGTAGGAGGAAAGGAGTCTTGTTCTAGATATGATTTTACCTTAAAATTAGCCGCCAAACTCGGATTAAACGAAGCGCTTATTATAGCTACTCAACAAAAAGAATTAGAATTAATTCCCCCACGCCCATCAAATGTTAGTTTAGACAGTAGCTTAGCGAATGATACTTTATTGTATATTGCTCCTAGTTTGGATGAGCAATTGGCGCAATTGTAA
- a CDS encoding thioredoxin family protein, which produces MKKILLSIFTFSFFMAAYAFTIVPSDSLSHVEGKNVKWMTWDEAVQAAAAAKAAGKEPKKVFVDIYTDWCGWCKKMDSETFEQPRISAYLNKYFYPVKFNAEQKEPITFDGKVFKYISNGRRGYHELAAALLAGKMSYPTVIFLNEDFQLLQRIPGYLNIPTFDMIMHYLAEEHYLKTPWADFQKAYQTGHKNMASPTTNNTNH; this is translated from the coding sequence ATGAAAAAGATTTTACTTAGCATTTTTACCTTTTCTTTCTTTATGGCAGCTTATGCCTTTACTATTGTTCCCTCAGACAGTCTTAGTCATGTAGAAGGAAAAAATGTGAAGTGGATGACATGGGATGAAGCAGTACAGGCTGCTGCTGCTGCTAAAGCAGCAGGAAAAGAACCTAAAAAAGTATTTGTAGATATTTATACAGATTGGTGTGGATGGTGCAAAAAAATGGATAGTGAAACATTTGAACAGCCTAGAATATCAGCTTACCTTAATAAGTATTTTTATCCTGTAAAATTTAATGCCGAGCAAAAGGAACCGATTACGTTCGATGGAAAGGTTTTTAAATACATTTCAAATGGACGTAGAGGCTATCACGAATTAGCGGCAGCTTTATTGGCTGGCAAAATGAGTTATCCAACCGTTATTTTCTTGAATGAAGATTTCCAATTGTTGCAACGAATACCAGGCTATCTAAACATACCTACATTTGATATGATTATGCATTATTTGGCAGAGGAACATTATCTCAAAACTCCTTGGGCTGACTTTCAGAAGGCTTATCAGACAGGACACAAAAACATGGCATCACCAACTACCAATAACACAAATCACTAA
- a CDS encoding UbiX family flavin prenyltransferase: MKKLIIAVGGSSGAIYTKVLLDKLVDLQPQLERVGIVLSDNAKLNWQLELDNNNYEQYPFDFYDKNDFFAPFASGSAQYDTMIICPCSMGLLARVAMGISNDLITRAADVVLKERRRLIVVPRETPYNLIHINNMKTITEAGGIICPAVPSFYSKPQTIEEVVATVVDRILDLAGFNLESYRWSE; this comes from the coding sequence ATGAAGAAACTAATAATTGCTGTTGGAGGTTCTAGTGGTGCCATTTATACGAAAGTCCTATTAGACAAATTAGTAGACCTTCAACCCCAGCTTGAACGGGTCGGAATTGTGCTTAGTGATAATGCTAAATTAAATTGGCAATTGGAGCTAGATAACAACAACTATGAGCAATATCCCTTTGATTTTTATGATAAAAACGATTTTTTTGCTCCTTTTGCATCTGGGTCAGCCCAATACGATACCATGATTATTTGCCCCTGTTCTATGGGTTTATTGGCTAGGGTTGCCATGGGTATCTCAAATGATTTAATTACTCGTGCAGCGGATGTTGTTCTAAAAGAGCGCCGCCGACTAATTGTCGTTCCTAGAGAAACGCCCTATAATCTTATTCATATCAATAATATGAAAACCATCACTGAGGCGGGTGGAATTATTTGTCCTGCGGTTCCTTCTTTTTATAGCAAACCCCAAACTATTGAGGAAGTTGTTGCCACTGTTGTTGATCGGATATTAGATTTGGCAGGTTTTAATTTAGAAAGCTATCGCTGGTCAGAGTAA